A segment of the Deltaproteobacteria bacterium genome:
AATCATTCTTACCGGAGAGATAAACGTCATGGAGATAAATGAACGGAGATAATATGTTTAGAATTAAGAGGTTATCCTTTTTTTTGTCGATCTGCTTTGGAATTATTTTCATACTATCCATAAGTTCAGCTTCTGCTTTTGCCGCGGAAGGGCCGGAAATATTTGTGCAAATGGGGCATTCCGGGATTAACTCTATCTCCTTTTCTCCAGATGGCAAGTATATCCTGTCAGGGAGTTCGGACAAGACTGCTAAACTTTGGGATGTTGCAACGGGTAGAGAATTAAGAACGTTCGCAGGTCATACCGACGGAGTTACCTCCGTGGTTTTTTCTCCAGAGGGGAAATATGCCTTGTCGGCAAGTCGTGACGGGACACTTAAACTCTGGGACGCGAACACGGGGCAAGCGATAAGGACATTTAAAGATGAGAGTCGAAACGTTGACTGTGTTTATTCCGTGGCGATATCCCCAGACGGTAAAAATGCCCTTGCCGGACACCAGAATGAACTTATCCTTTGGAACACAGCAACGGGGGAAAAGATTAGAAGTGTAAAGGAAGGAGGTGTTCACGCCATCGCATTTTCTGCCGATGGCAGGTATGCCGCAACAGGCGGCGGCAGTAGCCCGCTCAAACTCTGGGATGTAAAAACCTGGGCACAGATCAGAATATTAATATCTCCCGACCTGATTAATTCTGTTGCGTTTTCTCCTAACGGCAGGTTCGTTTTGGCCTCATATTGGGAAAGCTCTGGAAACCATCGTCATGTTACACTGTGGGATGTTAAAACCGGAAAGGCAATATGGACGTTGAATCCCACAAGTTCCGGCGCAGCGGCCTTTTCTCCCGATGGGCGATATGTTTTATCATTTTTTGATAAAAGACAACTCAATCTGATCGAAACAGAAACAGGTAAAGAGATCGCGGCCTTTTTAGTATCAGGAGATGACTATCATGCTGGGCCAATAGCCTTTTCGCCCGACGGAAGATATGTAATATCAGGGATGTCGGGTGGTATTATCAAACTCTGGGATATTGAAACACAAAAAGAAATGAGAGTCTTTAAAGGGTATATGAAAAAGGTTGCCTCTATAGCCGTGTCTGCTGATGGCAGGCGTGCACTTTCTGTTAGTATTGATGTTTTGGATAAAGACTATTTCGTGGTTTGGGATATAGTGGCAGGAAAAGAGGTGAAAACTTTTCCCCTGGGGGGGAACAATATTTCGACACACTTCCCTCAGGCAGCAGCTTTTTCCCCGGATGGAAAATATGTGCTCTCTGGAGGGAGAAATCTCAAACTTTGGAATGTAGAGACGGGGAAGGAAATTAAGTCTTTTGTAAAAGAAGTAAGTACTATTGGCGCGGTAGCTTTTTCTCCAGAAGGTAAGCAGGCACTATCTGAAAATGTGGAAGGCATCAAACTATGGGATGTCATAACCGGAAAAGAGATCAGGACATTCAGCGGCAGTAAACATCCTGGATCCGTCGTCTTTTCGCCCGACGGCCGTTATGCATTGTCGGGAAGCGAATATAATACCACCCTCAAACTATGGGAAGTATCGACAGGAAAGGGAATAAGGACATTCGCCGGGAAGCATTTTACAAGTATTGACTCCATAGCCGTTAGTCCTGATGGACGCTACGCATTGTCAGGCAGCGGCGATCGTACCATCAAGTTATGGGATATTTCAACAGGAAGAGAGATAAGACAATTTACCGGACATGCTGACTTTGTTTACGCTGTCGCCTTTTCCCCTGATGGTAAATATGTATCGTCGGGAAGTGCAGACAACACCGTTAAATTCTGGGACATTTCCACAGGACAAGAGGTATGGGCATCCAGACATTCCTCTTCCGTCGTCTCTATTGCGTTCTCACCTGATGGCAGATATGTCCTCTCCGGGAGTGAAGACGGCACGACTCGTTTCTGGGACAGTGCCACCGGCAAAGAGATTGCTCAATTCATCAGCTTCACCGACGGAGAATGGGTAGTCATCACGCCGAATGGATATTTTAACGCCTCACCTAATGGCGCCAAACATCTCAATGTGCGGGTCGGCAACAACGTCTACGGCATTGATCAGTTTTATGCAAAGTTTTACCGGCCGGAGCTTGTTCAGTTGGCCCTTGCCGGCAAGGAAATGCCCCAAGGCGAGTTGATTACGGATATTGCCGCCCAAAAACCCGCTCCCAACGTTCAGATCCTGTCACCCGTCACCAACAGCTCCGTGGACCAGGATAACGTTGCCGTCACCCTGAAAATCACGGACAGCGGCGGCGGGATCGGGATTGTGAATGTTTATCTTAACGGCGCTCAGGTCGCCAATGATACGCGGGGCGTCATCGTCAAGGGCAAGGCCTCGGCCAACGAAAGGATTCTGTCGTTCACCATACCTCTCATCAAAGGACAAAACGAAATCAGGGCTGTCGCTTTCAATGGGGAGAACTCCATGGAGTCGAATCCCGCCCTGATCAGCGTTATTTCCAGGGCCGCTATGCAGAAACCCAATCTCTATGCCCTGGTTATCGGCATCAATACATACAGGAACCAATCCATCTCGTTGACCTACGCGGTTCCCGATGCCATTGCCTTTGCCGGGACGTTGCAGAAGGTTGCATCCCCTTTGTTTGAGAAGGCTGACATCCGGACGCTGATTACGCCTGAGGCCACGACTAAAGAGGCCATCACCAAAGCCTTTGAAGAAGTACGGCAGATGGTCAAGCCCAACGACCTTTTTATATTCTACAATGCTTCCCACGGTATGGTTGACGTGGTGAATGGCGAA
Coding sequences within it:
- a CDS encoding caspase family protein encodes the protein MGHSGINSISFSPDGKYILSGSSDKTAKLWDVATGRELRTFAGHTDGVTSVVFSPEGKYALSASRDGTLKLWDANTGQAIRTFKDESRNVDCVYSVAISPDGKNALAGHQNELILWNTATGEKIRSVKEGGVHAIAFSADGRYAATGGGSSPLKLWDVKTWAQIRILISPDLINSVAFSPNGRFVLASYWESSGNHRHVTLWDVKTGKAIWTLNPTSSGAAAFSPDGRYVLSFFDKRQLNLIETETGKEIAAFLVSGDDYHAGPIAFSPDGRYVISGMSGGIIKLWDIETQKEMRVFKGYMKKVASIAVSADGRRALSVSIDVLDKDYFVVWDIVAGKEVKTFPLGGNNISTHFPQAAAFSPDGKYVLSGGRNLKLWNVETGKEIKSFVKEVSTIGAVAFSPEGKQALSENVEGIKLWDVITGKEIRTFSGSKHPGSVVFSPDGRYALSGSEYNTTLKLWEVSTGKGIRTFAGKHFTSIDSIAVSPDGRYALSGSGDRTIKLWDISTGREIRQFTGHADFVYAVAFSPDGKYVSSGSADNTVKFWDISTGQEVWASRHSSSVVSIAFSPDGRYVLSGSEDGTTRFWDSATGKEIAQFISFTDGEWVVITPNGYFNASPNGAKHLNVRVGNNVYGIDQFYAKFYRPELVQLALAGKEMPQGELITDIAAQKPAPNVQILSPVTNSSVDQDNVAVTLKITDSGGGIGIVNVYLNGAQVANDTRGVIVKGKASANERILSFTIPLIKGQNEIRAVAFNGENSMESNPALISVISRAAMQKPNLYALVIGINTYRNQSISLTYAVPDAIAFAGTLQKVASPLFEKADIRTLITPEATTKEAITKAFEEVRQMVKPNDLFIFYNASHGMVDVVNGEEQYFLLTSNVRLLSSQHISKDALSHKDLVSLIGSIPAQKKLVILDTCNAGKGGKEIQIALLQQTRGLTDATAVKLLQRAVGSSVFSASADTQQALEGYKGHGLFTYVLLEGLQGKADFKKDGFITVKGLALHTEERVMTLSEEVFKRQQNPMIETGVNDFPIGRVR